DNA from Halobaculum sp. XH14:
TCCGCTCGGACTCGACGTTGCCGGTGTTGCGGGTCTCGCTCGGTTCGAACAGCAGGATTTCGGCCGCCTCCTCGGCGACCGGGCGGTGTTCGACCCCTCGCGGGACGACGAGGAGTTCGCCCTCGCGGAGCAGGACGTCGTCCCCCTCCTCGAACTCGATGCGGACCTCGCCCGACCGAACAAGGAACAGTTCGTCGGCCTCCTCGTGGTGGTGCCACACGAACTCGCCCTCGACCTTGGCGAGTTTGACCGCCTGTCCGTTGAGTTCGGCCGCGAGCCGCGGTGCCCACTGCTCGTCGAACGACCCGAACGCCTCGTCCAGGTTGACCTTCTCCATACGCTACGGTCGACGGGCGCGGTGTTGACTCCTCCGCTCACCGTGTCCCCGGGCCGCGACCAGTCGGCCCGACGGCGCCCGCCTCCGCTCCAACGCGACGCAACGAGCCCGCGGTTCTCCCGGATTTATTGGCATGGACCACCCATTCCCGTCCATGGCAACGCCCGTCATCGCGGCCGCTCACCGAACGGCGTTCGGCAAGGGCGGCGGCGTCTTCGCCGACACCCGGAGCGAGGACCTGTCCGTCGCGCTCATCGACCACATCCTGGAGTCGTACGACATCGACCCCGACGACGTGGACGACCTCATGTGGGGCGTCGCACAGCAGCGCGGCGAGCAGGACAACAACGTCGCGCGAGTCATCGCGCTCCTCTCGGAACTGGGCGAGAACACGCCCGCGACGAGCATCAACCGCTGGTGTGCCTCCTCGATGCAGGCGGTCATCTCGGCCTCCGACGCCATCGCGGCGGGCAACCGCGACTGCATCATCGCCGGCGGCGTCGAGAACATGTCCCGCGTGCCGATGGACGGCGACTCCTACGAGCACCTCCACCCGGAACTCTCGGAGGCGTACAACGTGTTCCAGCTCCAGATGGGCATGACCGCCGAGAAGGTCGCCGAGGAGTACGACGTCTCCCGGGAGGCCCAGGACGAGTACGCCGCGCGGAGCCACCACCGCGCCGCGGAGGCGACCGAGTCGGGCCGGTTCGACGACGAGATCGTCCCCATCGAGACCGACGACGGCGTCGTCACCGAGGACGAGGGCATCCGCCCGGACACGGACGTCGAGACGCTCGCGGGGCTCCCGCCGGCGTTCACCGGCGACGGCTCGGTGACGGCCGGCAACTCCTCGCAGATCTCTGACGGCGCGGCGGCGACGCTCGTCTGCTCGCGCGAGTTCGCGGACGAGCACGGCCTCGACGTCCTCGCGGAAGTGGGGATGAACAACGTCGCCGGCGTCAATCCGACGGTGATGGGCATCGGCCCGGTGCCGGCCACGCGCGGCCTGCTGGAGCGGAACGGCCGTTCCATCGAGGACTACGACCTCGTGGAAC
Protein-coding regions in this window:
- a CDS encoding cupin domain-containing protein; translation: MEKVNLDEAFGSFDEQWAPRLAAELNGQAVKLAKVEGEFVWHHHEEADELFLVRSGEVRIEFEEGDDVLLREGELLVVPRGVEHRPVAEEAAEILLFEPSETRNTGNVESERTRTDADRVG
- a CDS encoding thiolase family protein, encoding MATPVIAAAHRTAFGKGGGVFADTRSEDLSVALIDHILESYDIDPDDVDDLMWGVAQQRGEQDNNVARVIALLSELGENTPATSINRWCASSMQAVISASDAIAAGNRDCIIAGGVENMSRVPMDGDSYEHLHPELSEAYNVFQLQMGMTAEKVAEEYDVSREAQDEYAARSHHRAAEATESGRFDDEIVPIETDDGVVTEDEGIRPDTDVETLAGLPPAFTGDGSVTAGNSSQISDGAAATLVCSREFADEHGLDVLAEVGMNNVAGVNPTVMGIGPVPATRGLLERNGRSIEDYDLVELNEAFASQCEYARRELGIPEEQYNVNGGAIAIGHPLGASGARLPVTLIHEMIERDVDRGLATLCVGFGQGAAIEFSR